The Dehalococcoidales bacterium genomic sequence CCATAGAACTATGGCTAGGATAAATGTCTGCATCGCTATTGAAGCAAATTTAGAGATGACTATTTGCCAGCGATGGAGCGGGTAAGAGAGAAGGATATCGAGGGTGCCGCTTTCTTCTTCTCCGGCGATTGCGCCGCTGCCACGTCCGATTGCAAATATCATAAAAAGCAGGGGAATTATCATAAAAAATAGCTCGGTATTCAGGAAACCTGCCGGTGAAGTAAAATCGCTAAGCCCACCGGCAAACAGAGCAAGCAGTTCCGGCGGAATGGCTTCAATATACTGATTAATAGCGGAAGCCGATTCCGCTATAGTCGGGTAAAACGTCGCCATTAGAAATGCGGCGGCTGCCAGACCCAGTGCCCAGAACAGGAGAGAGTTGCGATGGTCTCTCAGTGTTTTAGCAAACAAGCTAATCATTGCTTTTTTCACTCTCCCCATAATAGGTTAAAAAGACCTTTTCCAGATTCGGTTCGCGGCTTATGATATTTAAAACCCGGTGCCCGGAGGCTGACTTTACAAGCCCATCCAGTTCGCCGATTACCGAACATTGAAGAATATTATTTTCGACTCTGATATTCTGCACACCGCTGATACCGGCAAATTCATCTGGGGAAACAGGCCGGTCGAAGTGTATCTCGATCTCGCGCAGCGCTCTGGCTTTTAACCGGTTCACGTCTTCAACGGTTGCCAGCTTGCCGTTTCTTATTATGCCTACCCTATCACAGATGCGTTCAGCTTCAGGCAGTATATGTGTAGAAATGAAAGCAGTTCCACCTTCTTTTTTTACCTCTGCTATTAGATGATAGAACTCCTGCTGTATTAGAGGGTCGAGACCGCTGGTAGGTTCATCAAGAATAATAAGCCTGGGGTGGTGTATTAAAGCCTGTATCAGTCCTATCTTTTGCTTGTTGCCTTGAGAAAGCGTACGGATGCGTACAGACAGGTCACACTTGAGCCGTTCACAAAGCTCTTTAACGTATTTCTGGTCAATGTTGCCGCGAATTTTTGCAGCAAAATCCAAGAATTCATGACCGGTAAGATTTTCATACAGCTCAAGGTCGCCCGGTAGGTACCCTGTAGATTTTCTTATCTGAACACTTTCTTTGCTGATGTCATGCCCAAAGATAGTAGCCTCACCCGTGTTTGGATGTATGAAATCAAGAAGAAGTCGGATAGTTGTGGTTTTACCGGCACCATTGGGACCGAGATATCCGAAAACTTCCCCTTCTTTCACTTCGAGGGTGATGTCCGAAATACCGCGTTTACGTCCGTAGCTTTTGGTTAGTTTATGAGTTCTAATAGCGATATTATTGTTTGTCATCACATTTCCAGTTTACCAGTGGCTATCAGGGTTGTCAATGGTATTTACCTCAAATTAATTACCGTAACCCCATCCCCACCCTCGGTGGCGGGCACTGTTTCAAAATTCTTAACCAGCGGATGACATGACGCTAAGTCGCGTACCATTGAGCGCACAGTGCCGGTGCCGTAACCGTGGATAATCCTAACCCTTTTTAGATTGGAAACGGCCGCATCGCTTAAATAGTTATCCAAAAGCACTTCCACTTCATCGGCACGCTTACCGCGCAAATCCAACTCCGGTGATATTTGCTTTAAAGGAACTTGCACTTTTACCTCGAAAGTTTTGTCTT encodes the following:
- a CDS encoding ABC transporter permease subunit, with protein sequence MISLFAKTLRDHRNSLLFWALGLAAAAFLMATFYPTIAESASAINQYIEAIPPELLALFAGGLSDFTSPAGFLNTELFFMIIPLLFMIFAIGRGSGAIAGEEESGTLDILLSYPLHRWQIVISKFASIAMQTFILAIVLWLSLLIGAAIVGMKIGWAELLAGCISAALLGLTFGTLALAVGCASGNKGLAIGAASGIAAISYFTNALAGAVSSVEPYQKFSLFYYYIGNDPLNHGLNAGHAGILLGVSIILLAAALLVFNKRDLSV
- a CDS encoding ABC transporter ATP-binding protein encodes the protein MTNNNIAIRTHKLTKSYGRKRGISDITLEVKEGEVFGYLGPNGAGKTTTIRLLLDFIHPNTGEATIFGHDISKESVQIRKSTGYLPGDLELYENLTGHEFLDFAAKIRGNIDQKYVKELCERLKCDLSVRIRTLSQGNKQKIGLIQALIHHPRLIILDEPTSGLDPLIQQEFYHLIAEVKKEGGTAFISTHILPEAERICDRVGIIRNGKLATVEDVNRLKARALREIEIHFDRPVSPDEFAGISGVQNIRVENNILQCSVIGELDGLVKSASGHRVLNIISREPNLEKVFLTYYGESEKSND